In Paenibacillus sp. FSL M7-0420, a single genomic region encodes these proteins:
- a CDS encoding tautomerase family protein: MPFVRVSYLENKYDDQQLPIISREIMSALVEHFNVPPDDFFQVFHAHKASGFYYSPNYLNIERSDGLLFIQITLKSGRSKEQKKGFYSKLAEMLSSTLGIRKEDVFVVLVDTEFEDWTFGNGIAQMIE, encoded by the coding sequence ATGCCTTTTGTCAGAGTCAGTTACTTGGAGAACAAATATGATGACCAACAGCTGCCCATCATTAGCCGTGAAATTATGAGTGCTCTCGTGGAGCATTTTAACGTGCCGCCAGATGATTTCTTTCAGGTATTTCATGCCCATAAAGCAAGCGGATTTTATTACAGCCCGAATTACTTAAACATAGAGCGGAGTGATGGGTTGCTCTTTATTCAAATTACGCTGAAATCCGGGAGAAGCAAGGAGCAGAAAAAGGGCTTTTACAGCAAACTGGCCGAAATGTTGTCGAGCACCCTGGGCATCAGGAAAGAAGACGTCTTCGTCGTACTGGTCGATACAGAATTCGAGGATTGGACGTTTGGCAATGGCATCGCTCAGATGATTGAATGA
- a CDS encoding DoxX family protein encodes MVPFIALIASFLLFRGMGLLGLTYWNDWQTALQWAVAIMLLLGASAHWGRRRADLVRMVPPLFPRKEWIVTVTGMLEIAGAIGLLLPAVSLAAAVCLIVLLIAMLPANIYAARTQLTIGGKPVPKLPVRIGIQLVFITAVLLASPLLYLP; translated from the coding sequence ATGGTTCCTTTTATCGCGCTTATCGCATCCTTTTTGCTGTTCCGGGGGATGGGTCTCCTGGGCTTGACATATTGGAATGACTGGCAAACCGCCCTTCAGTGGGCCGTAGCCATTATGCTGCTTCTGGGTGCTTCGGCTCACTGGGGACGGCGGCGGGCTGATCTGGTCAGAATGGTACCGCCCCTTTTTCCAAGGAAGGAATGGATTGTTACGGTTACCGGAATGCTGGAGATCGCCGGGGCTATTGGATTATTGCTGCCAGCTGTTTCCTTGGCCGCTGCCGTGTGCCTGATTGTGCTGCTGATTGCCATGCTCCCCGCCAATATCTATGCAGCACGCACTCAGTTGACGATTGGCGGCAAGCCGGTCCCGAAATTACCGGTCCGCATAGGGATTCAGCTCGTTTTTATCACTGCAGTGCTGCTCGCATCCCCGTTACTCTACCTGCCTTAA
- a CDS encoding LysR family transcriptional regulator yields MDLKELTTFQTILQEGNFSKAAAKLNYAQSTITNQVQRLEKELGIKLFKRGWDSELTASGRIFAAEIDSLIRHWTYVAGQAKALQKEEIGTLSIGGLEMLTEHVLPKSLLRFMEHKPNVSCHFVIGNTASLSHALLQNQLDFAICGEPVDLSSYHFEPLYQERISFIAGNNHPLAAKDEITFEELLGYPIIAGGATCLYHSQLAKHFSRYTDTPFLHTVSQISAIAGFVRQIPSIGAVLESTPLPPNVVRLHIELKNASIPVGLLQSRNVEYHSSSKKLLMQFVKEELESCPRLRQVE; encoded by the coding sequence ATGGACCTAAAAGAACTAACTACATTTCAAACTATCCTGCAAGAAGGAAACTTCTCTAAAGCCGCCGCCAAACTGAACTACGCGCAGTCCACAATCACCAATCAGGTTCAACGTCTGGAGAAGGAACTGGGCATCAAGCTGTTCAAACGGGGCTGGGACTCTGAGCTTACAGCTTCGGGGCGGATATTTGCCGCTGAGATCGATAGTCTGATTCGGCATTGGACCTATGTTGCGGGTCAGGCCAAGGCTCTGCAAAAAGAAGAGATCGGTACGCTTAGTATCGGCGGGCTGGAAATGTTGACGGAGCATGTACTGCCAAAGTCGCTTCTTCGCTTCATGGAGCATAAGCCTAATGTATCCTGCCATTTTGTGATCGGTAACACCGCTTCGCTCTCGCATGCACTGCTTCAGAATCAATTGGATTTTGCCATCTGTGGAGAGCCTGTTGACCTATCTTCGTATCACTTCGAACCCTTGTATCAGGAGCGGATATCTTTTATCGCAGGGAACAACCACCCTTTGGCCGCAAAAGATGAGATCACTTTCGAGGAATTGCTTGGTTATCCAATCATTGCCGGGGGAGCTACCTGTCTATATCATTCCCAATTAGCGAAGCATTTCTCCCGGTACACCGACACTCCTTTTCTGCATACAGTAAGTCAAATCTCCGCCATTGCGGGCTTCGTCCGGCAAATCCCTTCTATCGGAGCCGTCCTCGAATCTACGCCATTACCTCCGAATGTCGTAAGACTTCATATTGAGCTGAAGAACGCCTCCATTCCCGTTGGCCTGCTGCAATCACGCAATGTTGAGTATCATTCCTCATCCAAGAAGCTTTTAATGCAATTTGTAAAAGAGGAGCTGGAGTCCTGTCCACGATTAAGGCAGGTAGAGTAA
- a CDS encoding carboxymuconolactone decarboxylase family protein codes for MKHRKIASNAHEAFGDIAPSFARYSEEVLFGEVWRREQLSLRERSLLTISALVAGGLTEQLPFHIRLALDNGLSEEELIEAMTHLAFYAGWPRAASAILVAKGIFEEI; via the coding sequence ATGAAGCATCGGAAAATTGCATCGAATGCCCATGAGGCCTTCGGAGATATTGCTCCTTCGTTCGCGCGTTATTCGGAGGAGGTGCTCTTCGGGGAGGTATGGAGAAGGGAACAGTTATCGCTTCGGGAACGCAGTCTCCTGACGATATCGGCCCTGGTTGCCGGCGGGCTTACCGAACAGTTACCCTTTCATATCCGTCTGGCCCTGGACAACGGTCTATCCGAGGAAGAATTGATCGAGGCCATGACTCATCTCGCCTTTTATGCAGGCTGGCCGCGTGCCGCATCGGCGATACTGGTTGCCAAGGGGATTTTCGAGGAGATATAA
- a CDS encoding TetR/AcrR family transcriptional regulator: MKNADRREQTIRQLLEATKQLLRDKSCHAITLKDIMEQSQLSKGAIFHYVKSKDEIFAWVLEERLDAVNNRFEEEVAGSPDKAFDGPMLAIARSLAGLEDSHEATNKVLLYLLGKENEPAVAEVLEHFHERSVSVSRQWIITGQKYGVIKDSVNPDETAELFVLLSLGLRVRTSMRASSESLSAKEVAGFMAGILKN; encoded by the coding sequence ATGAAGAACGCAGACCGGCGGGAGCAGACGATCCGGCAGCTGCTGGAGGCTACCAAGCAACTGCTGCGGGATAAGAGCTGTCATGCCATCACTTTGAAGGACATTATGGAGCAATCGCAATTGTCGAAGGGGGCTATATTTCATTACGTGAAGAGTAAGGATGAGATTTTTGCCTGGGTGCTGGAGGAGCGGCTTGACGCTGTGAATAATCGTTTTGAGGAGGAGGTGGCAGGCAGTCCGGATAAAGCTTTTGACGGGCCGATGCTGGCCATTGCCAGAAGTCTGGCTGGTCTTGAGGACAGCCATGAAGCGACCAACAAGGTGCTCCTATATCTGCTGGGCAAGGAGAATGAACCGGCGGTAGCGGAGGTACTTGAGCATTTTCATGAGCGGTCGGTGTCAGTCTCCAGACAGTGGATTATCACAGGGCAAAAGTACGGCGTGATCAAAGACAGCGTTAATCCTGATGAGACGGCGGAGCTGTTCGTCCTGCTGTCGCTGGGTCTGCGGGTACGCACCTCCATGCGCGCCTCTTCCGAGTCCCTGTCAGCGAAAGAGGTAGCCGGCTTTATGGCGGGTATCCTGAAGAATTAA